A window of Mucilaginibacter paludis DSM 18603 contains these coding sequences:
- the sucC gene encoding ADP-forming succinate--CoA ligase subunit beta, with amino-acid sequence MNIHEYQGKAILKSFGVRIQEGIVADNVEQAVEAAKKLKEDFGSDWVVVKAQIHAGGRGKGGGVKLARNIDEVKEKAGAILGMQLVTPQTGPEGKLVSKVLVAQDVYYPGATETKEFYMSVLLDRAAGRNIIMYSTEGGMDIEEVAEHTPHLIFKEEIDPKVGLQAFQARKIAFNLGLSGDAFKDMVKFVAALYKAYDATDSAMFEINPVLKTSDNKILAVDAKVNLDDNALYRHPDFAALRDTAEEDPMEVEASRSNLNYVKLDGNVGCMVNGAGLAMATMDIIKIAGGEPANFLDVGGTANAQTVKAAFNIILKDPNVKAILINIFGGIVRCDRVAQGVIDAYNEIGNIPVPIIVRLQGTNAEEAKKLIDESGLQVKSAILLKEAADRIKEVFAA; translated from the coding sequence ATGAATATTCACGAATACCAGGGTAAAGCTATACTAAAAAGTTTTGGTGTAAGAATTCAGGAAGGCATTGTTGCCGATAATGTTGAACAAGCTGTTGAGGCTGCTAAAAAATTAAAGGAAGACTTTGGGTCTGACTGGGTAGTTGTTAAAGCTCAAATACATGCCGGTGGCCGTGGTAAAGGTGGTGGCGTTAAGTTAGCCCGTAATATTGACGAGGTTAAAGAAAAAGCAGGCGCTATACTCGGCATGCAATTGGTAACCCCGCAAACCGGGCCTGAAGGTAAATTGGTTAGCAAAGTTTTAGTTGCACAGGATGTTTACTATCCGGGCGCTACCGAAACCAAAGAGTTTTACATGAGCGTATTGCTTGACCGTGCCGCTGGCCGTAACATCATCATGTATTCAACCGAAGGCGGTATGGATATTGAGGAAGTTGCTGAGCATACTCCACATTTGATATTTAAAGAAGAAATTGACCCTAAAGTTGGCTTACAAGCTTTCCAGGCTCGTAAAATTGCTTTTAACTTAGGTTTATCGGGCGATGCTTTTAAGGATATGGTAAAATTTGTAGCCGCTTTATATAAAGCTTACGACGCTACCGATTCGGCTATGTTTGAGATCAACCCTGTTTTAAAAACATCTGATAATAAAATATTAGCGGTTGATGCTAAAGTAAATTTAGACGATAACGCTTTATACCGTCATCCGGACTTTGCCGCTTTACGCGATACAGCCGAAGAAGACCCGATGGAAGTTGAAGCAAGCCGCTCAAACCTGAACTATGTTAAATTAGATGGTAACGTAGGTTGTATGGTGAATGGTGCCGGTTTAGCTATGGCTACCATGGATATTATTAAAATTGCCGGTGGCGAGCCTGCTAACTTTTTAGACGTTGGCGGTACCGCTAATGCCCAAACAGTTAAAGCAGCTTTTAACATCATTTTGAAAGACCCTAACGTTAAGGCTATCCTGATCAATATCTTTGGTGGTATTGTTCGTTGTGATCGCGTAGCACAGGGTGTTATTGACGCCTATAACGAAATTGGCAACATCCCTGTTCCAATCATTGTTCGTTTACAAGGTACCAATGCTGAGGAAGCTAAAAAGCTAATCGACGAATCTGGCCTGCAAGTAAAATCAGCCATCTTGCTGAAAGAAGCTGCCGACAGAATTAAAGAAGTATTTGCCGCATAA
- a CDS encoding ABC transporter ATP-binding protein, with the protein MLKAQSIKKSYGKLQILKGVDIAVEHGEIVTIVGASGAGKSSLLNIIGTLDKPDDGSVLIKGQDVNRLGRSQLSAFRNKEIGFIFQFHHLLVEFSAIENVCIPAFIGGTPKAAAEKRATELLDMLGLADRIHHKPNQLSGGEQQRVAVARALINNPALILADEPSGNLDSANARELHRLFIDLRREFKQTFIIVTHNEELADLSDRKILMKDGLIVDHL; encoded by the coding sequence ATGCTCAAAGCTCAATCCATAAAAAAATCGTACGGTAAATTACAAATACTAAAAGGCGTTGATATTGCCGTTGAGCATGGCGAAATTGTAACTATAGTTGGTGCTTCGGGAGCCGGAAAAAGCTCGTTGCTTAACATTATAGGGACGCTGGATAAACCCGATGACGGCTCTGTTTTAATTAAAGGGCAGGATGTTAACCGTCTGGGCCGCAGTCAGCTCAGTGCTTTCCGTAACAAGGAGATCGGTTTTATTTTCCAGTTTCATCATTTACTGGTAGAGTTTTCGGCCATCGAAAATGTTTGCATTCCGGCCTTTATTGGCGGAACGCCAAAAGCCGCGGCCGAAAAACGCGCTACTGAACTATTGGATATGTTAGGCCTGGCCGATAGGATACATCACAAACCTAACCAGCTATCGGGCGGAGAGCAGCAACGCGTGGCTGTTGCCAGGGCACTGATTAATAATCCAGCTTTAATTTTAGCCGACGAACCTTCCGGCAACCTGGATTCGGCTAACGCGCGCGAGCTGCACCGCTTGTTTATTGATTTGCGCCGGGAGTTTAAACAAACATTTATTATTGTAACACACAATGAAGAGCTGGCCGACCTGTCTGACCGTAAAATACTGATGAAAGACGGTTTAATTGTTGACCATTTATAA